One region of Catenuloplanes indicus genomic DNA includes:
- a CDS encoding APC family permease, which yields MTTATEPREPTELRRVISRPVLTFFILGDVLGAGIYSLTGEVGADSGGAIWASFLIAFALAFLTAFAYLELVTKYPQAAGAALYVDRAFGIRALSFMVTFAVMASGVTSAAFAASRVGGRYFTGLTGVENPPAVLIGIAAILLVAAVNLWGVAESMRVNVAITCIELAGLLFIIGVGGWVLATGGGDPGAAFEFSGTGFGVVTGLLAGAATAFYAFIGFEDSANLAEEVTEPRKCFPPALVTGLVLAGVVYLLVAFTAAMTVPLDTLVESSGPLLEVVRTGVPDLPADRVFSAVSIIAVSNTMLINMLMASRLLYGMANRGVLPPMFGRLGARRTPWVAIAFTTAAAILLLIAVDDLGDLSDTTVLLLTGVFLAVNVSALVLRRDTVAHDHFRAPTVVLVLGALVSAIFLLPMVRDAGVYLLAFWLLLGGAALWAINWAVTRSTAR from the coding sequence ATGACGACGGCCACGGAGCCCCGCGAGCCCACCGAGCTGCGCCGCGTGATCAGCCGGCCGGTGCTGACCTTCTTCATCCTCGGCGACGTGCTGGGCGCCGGCATCTACTCGCTGACCGGCGAGGTCGGCGCGGACTCCGGCGGCGCGATCTGGGCCAGCTTCCTGATCGCGTTCGCGCTGGCGTTCCTCACCGCGTTCGCCTACCTCGAACTCGTCACGAAATATCCGCAGGCGGCCGGCGCCGCGCTCTACGTCGACCGCGCGTTCGGCATCCGGGCGCTGTCGTTCATGGTCACGTTCGCCGTGATGGCGTCCGGCGTCACGTCCGCCGCGTTCGCGGCCAGCCGGGTCGGCGGACGCTACTTCACCGGCCTCACCGGCGTCGAGAACCCACCGGCCGTGCTGATCGGCATCGCCGCGATCCTGCTGGTCGCGGCCGTGAACCTGTGGGGCGTCGCGGAGTCCATGCGGGTCAACGTGGCGATCACCTGTATCGAGCTGGCCGGTCTGCTGTTCATCATCGGTGTCGGCGGCTGGGTGCTGGCCACCGGCGGCGGCGACCCGGGCGCCGCGTTCGAGTTCTCCGGCACCGGCTTCGGCGTGGTCACCGGCCTGCTGGCCGGTGCCGCCACCGCGTTCTACGCGTTCATCGGCTTCGAGGACTCCGCGAACCTGGCCGAGGAGGTCACCGAACCGCGGAAATGCTTCCCGCCCGCGCTGGTCACCGGCCTGGTGCTGGCCGGCGTCGTCTACCTGCTGGTCGCGTTCACGGCCGCGATGACGGTGCCGCTGGACACGCTGGTCGAGTCCTCCGGCCCGCTGCTGGAGGTGGTCCGGACCGGCGTGCCGGACCTGCCCGCCGACCGGGTCTTCTCGGCCGTCTCGATCATCGCGGTCAGCAACACCATGCTGATCAACATGCTGATGGCGTCCCGGCTGCTCTACGGCATGGCCAACCGCGGCGTGCTCCCGCCGATGTTCGGCCGGCTCGGCGCGCGCCGCACGCCGTGGGTGGCGATCGCGTTCACCACGGCCGCCGCGATCCTGCTGCTGATCGCGGTGGACGACCTCGGCGACCTCTCCGACACCACGGTACTGCTGCTCACCGGCGTGTTCCTGGCCGTCAACGTGTCCGCGCTGGTGCTCCGCCGGGACACCGTCGCGCACGACCACTTCCGCGCGCCGACCGTGGTGCTGGTGCTCGGCGCGCTCGTCTCCGCGATCTTCCTGCTCCCGATGGTCCGCGACGCCGGCGTCTACCTGCTGGCGTTCTGGCTACTGCTCGGCGGCGCGGCGCTCTGGGCGATCAACTGGGCGGTCACCCGGTCGACCGCACGCTGA